A section of the Apostichopus japonicus isolate 1M-3 chromosome 1, ASM3797524v1, whole genome shotgun sequence genome encodes:
- the LOC139969187 gene encoding uncharacterized protein isoform X1, with the protein MSIVPTVSDVVQNGDLNSTEETMATSPNVVYKPVALDPQTQFELARESENSYWRDHRKTVNIVVCIITCLVIASIISVIIVLLSPRQPGTTYTYEVIPTNITAHLVLTTFPDNSTIESDFQRAIDNLYNQSVFSEVYVETIVLDLERRPNVEITVFMIFTDIGDHLGAKSGSSEEATDVFDLFLIALQEPDFYGFHVQRWRIVQDN; encoded by the exons GAAACCATGGCAACCAGTCCAAACGTTGTATACAAACCTGTGGCTTTGGATCCTCAAACACAGTTTGAATTAGCCAGAGAAAGTGAGAACTCTTACTGGCGAGACCACCGAAAGACGGTCAATATCGTTGTCTGTATAATCACTTGTCTGGTCATTGCATCCATCATCTCAGTTATCATTGTCTTGCTCA GTCCGAGGCAACCTGGTACAACCTACACATATGAAGTGATTCCTACCAACATTACCGCACACCTGGTCTTGACTACATTCCCAGATAACTCAACCATAGAAAGTGACTTTCAGAGAGCG attGATAATCTTTATAATCAGAGTGTTTTCAGTGAGGTCTATGTGGAAACTATCGTTCTGGATCTGGAAAG AAGACCAAACGTGGAGATCACGGTCTTTATGATCTTTACCGATATCGGTGACCATCTCGGGGCGAAGTCTGGCTCAAGTGAAGAGGCCACGGACGTCTTCGATTTATTTCTCATTGCTCTGCAGGAGCCAGACTTTTACGGTTTCCATGTCCAGAGATGGAGGATAGTACAGGACAATTGA
- the LOC139969187 gene encoding uncharacterized protein isoform X2 translates to MATSPNVVYKPVALDPQTQFELARESENSYWRDHRKTVNIVVCIITCLVIASIISVIIVLLSPRQPGTTYTYEVIPTNITAHLVLTTFPDNSTIESDFQRAIDNLYNQSVFSEVYVETIVLDLERRPNVEITVFMIFTDIGDHLGAKSGSSEEATDVFDLFLIALQEPDFYGFHVQRWRIVQDN, encoded by the exons ATGGCAACCAGTCCAAACGTTGTATACAAACCTGTGGCTTTGGATCCTCAAACACAGTTTGAATTAGCCAGAGAAAGTGAGAACTCTTACTGGCGAGACCACCGAAAGACGGTCAATATCGTTGTCTGTATAATCACTTGTCTGGTCATTGCATCCATCATCTCAGTTATCATTGTCTTGCTCA GTCCGAGGCAACCTGGTACAACCTACACATATGAAGTGATTCCTACCAACATTACCGCACACCTGGTCTTGACTACATTCCCAGATAACTCAACCATAGAAAGTGACTTTCAGAGAGCG attGATAATCTTTATAATCAGAGTGTTTTCAGTGAGGTCTATGTGGAAACTATCGTTCTGGATCTGGAAAG AAGACCAAACGTGGAGATCACGGTCTTTATGATCTTTACCGATATCGGTGACCATCTCGGGGCGAAGTCTGGCTCAAGTGAAGAGGCCACGGACGTCTTCGATTTATTTCTCATTGCTCTGCAGGAGCCAGACTTTTACGGTTTCCATGTCCAGAGATGGAGGATAGTACAGGACAATTGA